Part of the Xenopus laevis strain J_2021 chromosome 2S, Xenopus_laevis_v10.1, whole genome shotgun sequence genome is shown below.
attactcaccgtttataactgatgacatcactactcaccgtttataaggatatcatttacaagatattcatggcttttgtgtagggGATACTAACACTTTCTGTAAAATTCCTGATATCTTATTCCCAGAACCCAACAGCATGGAGAATGCTCCGGGTTTACTaccactggaattatgggggtaatgctgcattttgggtaaaaacatggACATTCACATACAAAATCGTATTTTGCAAACTATAATGTTGCTCATTATTTGCCctgttatgttttatatatgtgaAAAGTAAATACTACTTGCTGATTTGTTGCTGTACCTGCTGGGTGCAAACTTTGcaaagatatgggacctgttaactagAATGctcgacctggggttttccagaaaagagatgtttctgtaatgtggatctccaaaccttaagtctgctaaaaaaaaataaaaaaacaagtcatttaaaaattaaataaaccccataggctggttttgcttccaataaggattaattatatcttagttgggatcaagtacaagcgactgttttattattacacagaaaaaggggatcatttctgaaaattttaataattcgattaaaatcgagtctatgagATTTGAacgtcccataattcagagctttctacataactggtttccggataatgggtcccatacctgtattacattaccTTGGTTTTTGTTGGGGCGTAATAATGGGGGCAGCAGAACAAGCAAATGCTGCCAACCTTAAAAGGATGCAATTTGATTGTTTCTTTTAACGTATGTGTGTCAAACAGATCAGTTTAttcaagatttaaaggagaaggaaaggctaaaacgaagtaagctttatcagaaaggtctacgtatataaatacaccagtaaaccctcaaagtaatgctgctctgagtcctctgtcaaaagaaacagcacatttctttccttctattgtgtactcatgggcttctgtatcagacttcctgttttcagcttaaacctccagggcttgggcttgagcatgctcagtttgctcctctccctcccctccctgctgtaatcggaacccagagctatgagtgagcagggagagactcaggcaggaagtgatgtcacaccaagctaatatggcagctgctatcctaaacaaacagagagagcttctatagctttttactcaggtatggtaaacgcagaataaatatagtgttatagattgcactattatggctaatctattggcaataaactgctttggtagctttccttctcttttaaggggcTCTAAAATATATTGCCGTGGGATCCAATTACATCTAAATGCAAGAGAacaggaataaatatatatataatgtctggCAGAGTTCTGTTCCGTGTTGCCAAGTGGATGATCGCATCCTGTTCCAGCGTACACATTATAATAGCATGAGGATACATTTAGAGAACATTTTGAGAACTGGAGTGCACTTGTATGAGAAGAATCAGACTGTTGACGGGAATTCAAGTGCCCTTGTACTGTGTGACATGAGACTCGTAGAAATGATAACAGAGATATCCAATAGCAGTGCACAGAGGCCACAGCGGAACATTATACAGTTactttttgttgtattctaaACCGTGCTGACCAACTGCTGACCCCCTGACTGTTATTCAATGACAATTCCTAgtaactagcgatgggcgaatttattcctcAGCCGCCAATTTGcgtcgaatttccaagttttgccgCCGCCGGAAGAATTCGCTAATCTCCCGAAGTTGCTTCATGAGGAAAGTTATGTATTgagatttgtattagattttattgttgcctttacatcccctttactgtttccaactccagctgcagggacaaagatcatggagccaaattaaaacagataaactgagattctatttggaggattattttgctgcagccactggttctgcagagttggagaaagtttgtattaaacaatacaaaaactataaaatccacattagattacatgacaacacaggacccagtgcagtctgtatattctgattattaatcagtcttgctgtatcggcttctggcagattttatttgacttgagctgttttgatcatttatgacgatccctaagcagcccagaccacactgagcatgtgcacagtcttggtcttccaaagatgtttaacacagttacaagatggtgaccctctgtggccaactttaaaagcataaatcatttgtttgataaagttcatgtttatttttagtatagaaaatacagcatttctagccttattctgttttgaactttacttcccctttaaataggagttggatggcttcttaaggtggccatagacataacacgtgtagagctgaatcgtcggatatacaggaagaaacaatagaattctgcctgtatctgacgattGTGCACTAAACAGTgggcgatgttcaggtgccttcataGGACCCAAATCAAAATTTTACTGGGCTGATcgaagagccgaccgatatccaagtcttctaccgatattggtcggcttttCTCCCGTCatacaggaagtagtgttctggctattatgttacacatccagtcactccagcctttatacattacatttttgcccatctaactatattagatacattttttattttgcacagcctatttatttacccagtttttatttttacactgaaccattcctttaaatgCTAAACATCAATCCCCGTTGGTTTTAGGATTTAGAGTTTTATAGCAACATGGTTAATGTCACATTGAGCCTTCACCCACAGAGAGATGCCTGTGACTATGGGATATTTACAATGCACTTTAATGGCAACCACATATCCCCATGCTTGTGAGGCCCGAAAAcatgtgttttaaaggacaaggaaaggcaaaaaaataaaatcccatttttactttctttaatgaaaaattaacctatctccaatatattttaattaaaaaatgtgtaccgtttttataagaaacctgactgtatgcagtgaaattctcccttcatttactgctgtggataggaattgtcagacggtccctaactgctctgcagggaaacaatcatacttatgaacagcagggggagccctcgccttacttcccaatcatgcagaactcaagcagctttgtttatgacgatccctaagcagcccagatcacactgagcatgtgcacagtcttggtcttgcaaagatgtataacaaagttacaagatggtgaccccctgtggccaactttgaaaacataaatcatttgtttgattagtcttgtggtgcagtaagttcatgtttatatttagtatacaaaatacagcatttctagccttattctattttagacttttcttgtcctttaagtaaaagGCAGATGGCAAGTATAATATCTGACAATGGGTATTTTGGGTATTTCGGGTATTTTTCTGCTAACATAGGATCTGCTCAGTGTTACACTAGGCCTAAGTATGCTGTTTTCATCGTTATTCCCCAGGTAAGATACAGCAGTTAACATAGTCTTGATCCAGCATAGGAGCAGAAATATAGGCCTTTTTATTGTTCCATCTGAGAAATTTCCCCAAAGCTCAGCAAGCAAACACTAGAACATTGATTTTCCCTGGTGACAACTTTATTGCTGTGTGAAACGTACAAGACCAGCTTGCTCATATTCTAACATTATAGATCTGCACTTTTATCAAGAGTACAGCGCTGATTAATGCTTTTGCAATGAAAGTAACATGATCTAGAATTTGAAGGTGACTCTATCGGAATGTTTCCTTTCTTTTGCACCGACACAATCAAGAACGTTCTAAGAAGTGAAGCTGCAGCTGTTCTATCTTCCAGATCACACAACTTCACCTTACCGGTTGCCTCAAAACTATGCATAATTGATAAAGCAAGAAAGACTGGTTTTTGAACTACTAAgccattctgcttaaaggagaactatggcaaaaatgaaaatgtaatattagctgcagcatattgaaataagaaaattttgaatacaattgataaaaaattctgtaccgtttctgaaataatcaagtttaccttcactattgctctctcagcatctcttcattctgtctttattcagcagttgggtgtcagatattaattgacatttagatccaatatatcttatagaggggctccttttgcctagaagatgtattagaggtcactctattaaaatcaccagacatcatgtctctctacatgcaggatttgtgcaaaaggcagttattttgttagattctgtttgtactggaatcagttatttgagtgagctctaattcatctaattcatctgacacccaactgctgcatgaagactgaatgaggagaaacagatgctgagagaggaatagtgaagataaacttaattatttcagaaacaatgcagaatattaaatttattgtatttagaaagtttttttcattttcacgatagttcccctttaaaagactgCAAGACATTTCTCTGAACCCCTGTATTTTCAACCAGTGGGTCAGAAGCACGGTATCCCACAAGCCAATACCTACCACCTCTATCAGTCATTGCAGTTCtgcaaatttccctgcagtcagttgcgtGTAAAACCCctttcattaaaagtacttgGGTCAAATTGTTCTCCTTGCACTTgtgtataattaattaataattatagttaattaataggaatgcaccgaattcgGGCATtcgattctgcctttttcagcaggattcggattcgccaaatccttctgcccggccataccgaatccgaatttgcatatgcaaattaagggcgagGAGGGAATTGCATgaatttttggaaataaaaaaaattttccccttcatatgcaaattaggattcggattcggttaggtatcgcaaaggattcgggggggcggccgaatccaaaatattggattcggtgcatccttattaattaataatttctgaacacatggattatttggataaaatgaagtctatgggagacggcctttctgtaattcaaagctttctggataacgggtttccagataatggaataaGCATAATCTACAGAGATTAAGgtcatgtggtaagagacacagtaggaaggaggtccctgcctgGTAGAGCGTTTCCTACTTACTGAAGACATATGGGGGACAGAATCTTTATAATTTACTGCTCCGGTCTCAGTGTTTAATGCCATAGTATTAGTCATTAATGATTTTGATTTATACAAAAAGGGTATAGCTGATTAGTAAGATAAACAAAGTTCCAGATATAAAGGGAAAATGCCTACtgaatgtttttctttccctCTGTTACAGTATTCGTGGAATACAGATGAAGAGTATCTCTTTAAGGCCATGATGGCTTTTGTCATGCGAATCTACactaaaaataacacatttcagtAAGTTGGCACTAATATGCAATTTCCTATTAATGATGTCTTCTCGGCATAGCCTTGTAATAGAATTTGGTTATCGGCAGAAACATATGCCTCCCTGAGCTGTACAAAGAAAGGAAACATGCCTTTCTATTGCCTACAACTCTTATTATGAAGCTCAATGGAAGTAGCACTAATCACAAATGGAAACTATACACAGAATTGGTAGATATTACATTTGATTGAATTTATATCGCAACTCTACTGTAACAGGCATTTTATAtgctaatgatttttatttctcatattctTCTTGCAGGATTTCTAATATTGTGCTGTGCAATTCTACAGAGAGAGTCGCATTCTGGTTTGTAGTCACGTCTCCCTCCAATGAATCCGATCCCTTGTCATATTCCGTTGTTGAGGCTGCAGTAAGGTAACAGCAAAAATGCAACGTTTTTATGAAAAGTTTTAAAGTCTCTCACCTATGATTTTAATAAAAGTGGGTTCAGATAATGAAACATTCTAGTGCTCTGTAAGCAGTCTGGTTATAAGACACTATCATATGAAGCTGCTTCCCAAGTTCTGGGTCACTGGTGGTTTTCCTAAGAGGACTGCAGTAACCAAAAGCCCTTGTGTAGCATTATCCTAaagaaacttgtgttttataaccATCGAATTAGAACTTATCGGAGACCTAGATTTTATATAAAGCTCTTTTTGCTACCGAAAGAcactacagtttttttaaaatcgatCACTTTTACAGAATAGGCCAAAATCATTCAGaatgatgtattttatttaaagaagacaCCTACATGGGCAGTATCTAGAAAGACAAGAACTATTTCCCAAATAAATAGCTATTACACTAAAGAATATGTTGTGATATATTTTGAATTCTGCAAGCATTGGTATAATTACCGTGGCAGTAGGAGGTTCAAAGGTTGCAACTGGTTTTGCCACCAAATAGGGCCTGCAAAAAACTGTGCATGCAACATGAAGAGAATTTGCAAGTACATGTTTCGGGTGGGGGGAAAGGCCTGGGTGCAGTTTTTGTACCTAGGCCTATGGTCCCCTAGAATGGTGGGGTCCCTGCAgccactcttaggggcaaattcactaagcgccgaagcgccgaacgctagcgttacttcgctagcgttacttcactagcgtttgtcattttcgttactgtgcaaattcactaacgaacgctggcgtagtttcgctagtgttacttcgcacccttacgcctggcgaagtttcgctagcgacgtaactacgcaaattcactaacgcgcgcagtgtactgaacgctaccttttacactagacttccttcgccacctcagacctggcgaagcgcaaaagagtagatagggattgtttcaaaaaaagtcaaaaaattttctaagtcccaaaaaacgctggcgtgttttctacattatgggtgataggctgaaaaagatcgaaaaaatttttggggctcccctccttcccccctacatttcctgactcatggcaacttacctatacagtgggcacatgtgtagggcaaaataaaatttttatttgatgatttgaaggttttctaggcatttgtagtgctgatacgtattcctccattgaaatttgaacttggcgccgtatgcaaattagccttcgctagcgtaacttcgctttacatagtgaatcaacgctagcgcaacttcccaaccttacgctacccctgagcgcaacttcggattttagtgaatttgcggagcgctggcgaaactacgcctggcgaagtgcggcgaagttgtgcctggcgcaacttcgaatcttagtgaatttgcccctaaaggtggtcattaatgggcagattaaagctgccgatattggtcctttagaccgattctgcatcttaaaggggacccgtcacccaaacaaaattattccaaatcctattttatcatgttagtcaagcaaaatgaactttacttacactgtataaattatttgaatattgtttccatcagtctgggtactcataattatagtaaccaggaaggagccattttgtggacactgttattaaggaaagccttgtatcatctcagaatcttgtttgtgcaccaggggacagggacccaatgtccattcccatgcactggttacacaattaaattgttaagagaactgggggaatgtggagagagcagtgacatctaggaagtgctgaatggaaagtgaaagtaattgtttgccccacctctatgcctaggcatagaggcggggttcgcaatatttgattgacagctgatatttttaaatgagtttacaacagctatgaatactttaataaaaaaaagaaattggctttcatgtttaatttaaaaaggacttttattatacagatttttatgtctgggtgacgggtccactttaactgccagtgtatgggggcttctgataGGCTTCTGGCCAAGACATTGATCGGGAGGTTTGGTTTTACTGGCGATCGAGggccacattggctagttgatacaGTCCTCATCCCGTCGGTGCCCATTCTCTTAGTTGTAATGCGATCTTTCAGTCCTACCCGATATCAACCTGCCTTTGGTGGGCCATCTGGgaaagattcgctcatttggtgacctcgaCAAATGATTGGAtgttatcgtgtatggccaccttaaggaataTGTGGCAGTACTTCCTCAAGAAGGTGAATGTGACTATAATGAggcaggggaaaaaaagaaatggtttGTGTTTTTCAAAGCAGAAGTGGGGTTCAGGTGTATGGCCCTGGGGAACAGCCGTGGGAGCAGATAAACCATAATTATAGAAATGGCAAAACAaattaacagatcccatacctgtactagatatttATCTGGGGATGAATAAACTGGCTTTATACAGGGATACAAAGACTGTTTTCCACTTTTGGCGGAGTCAGCAGTCCATAAGCCATAATGGTGCTCTCCTCACTAAATATCTGGTTGGGACAGCAATATATCTAGCTGATGACTGCATCAGGCTGTTCCTCCCCTAATATGTCTTTATAGTCTCCCTTGTCATCCAAACAAGTCCTGTAACTGAATAATTATATCAGCCCAATAGGGTCCACCATACGAGGAAAGTAAAAAGGGTTCCCCTAGTCAATTAAAATGAGGGGTCTGCAATTTCATAGATATAGTTGACAGGTCTAATTGTGAGCCCCCTGTCTAAAAATAACCCTGAAAAGTAAGGAAGCAAAACTCAATATTGATCATAACAACCAtgtaaaaggaccagtaacaccaaatgatttttggccagatatcgattgggccaACTTGATCTGGAAGGGTTATGGTTTATGTTGTCCCATGTAAGGCCAGCTTTATTTACTCTCCTGTATACAGTCCTGTGCAGAAAATGCCATTGTTTATACACCCAAAATAACATCTGCCTATGCAACTCATTTTAGAAATGAAAGAAACCAGATTAACAGTGCTTTCCTCTTGCATGACAAAACCCTGGAGTTTGTTCAGATTCCACCCACATTGGCCCCTGTTTCTCAGTCTTTGAGTTCCTCAtggcttagggctcttacacacggccgttccgacctgcgctcccctgcgttccgttttttggcgttcagccgcaggggagcgcaggaatagacgcaagtaatgatttgaaatggggctgtactcacgaaggcgcgtgtaggcgccgaacgcaggaaaaatgcagcatgttgcgtctgaacctgcgttcggcgcctacacgcgccttcgtgagtacagccccatttcaaatcattacttgcgtctattcctgcgctcccctgcggctgaacgccaaaaaacggaacgcaggggagcgcaggtcggaacggccgtgtgtaagagcccttattgtgTTTGGGGTGGTGGTTTGTGTTGTCGCTGTTGCAATTGCATACCTTGTGGTATCCGGAATTATACGGCACAGAAAGTGAGTAACGtacaatataataacaaatattcTACTTCTAATGGTATAAATGGTCATCGCTGATGACCCATGATTTTGTGCGCATCGCTGGTCACCCATGATTtcccaaacagaaaaaaattcccTGCCCCCATAGTTATTCCACTGGGGATGCCCTTGGACTTTCATTTATGCGAGTGAACATTTCTATATAAAGGCCAAATGTCCATTGCCTTGTAAATAACCTTAAAACTGTTTGGATAGAACATAATTGGCCTTAATAAGGAAATATTATCAGTAGCTATTCTATTAAAATCCTAATAGTTACGACAGTGATGATGTTCATGCTACAGAAATATGAACGATTTCCAAGTTCACTCAATGCAATAAAGTTTTATTACAGTTAAAGATTGGTCCAGTGGTAAATATTAACAATCAATGTGTTGTAAACGTTTAAGATTAGGCAGTTTTCATGATCTTTTACTTTCTTATCATAGGATTTCATACTGTTTAGATGAATATGATGACAGGTCAAAGTTCACACAATTATGATGTATAAGGAATACATTTTTTCCTGATGACCAATGCCTCATGTTTCTGTgttgttcattttttaaaaaaaaagatattaaaaagtcAGACAGGTATTTGCATtgaaatacaaacacaaaaaacactaaggggggtattttactaaactccggtctggctttttggggcaaaattaaaatattaaattttttcaaatttttcaagatttattaaagcccgatgtaacaaaaagcctgaa
Proteins encoded:
- the LOC108708856 gene encoding collectrin-like, with translation MPTECFSFPLLQYSWNTDEEYLFKAMMAFVMRIYTKNNTFQISNIVLCNSTERVAFWFVVTSPSNESDPLSYSVVEAAVRNERNQINSAFLLHDKTLEFVQIPPTLAPVSQALIVFGVVVCVVAVAIAYLVVSGIIRHRK